Proteins found in one Terribacillus sp. DMT04 genomic segment:
- a CDS encoding LLM class flavin-dependent oxidoreductase yields MTKKRIYLNAFDMNCVGHQSPGLWTHPKDQAHRYKDLDYWTELAQILEKGQFDTLFLADVLGTYDVYQNSREGAVRQAAQVPVNDPLLVVPAMAQVTKHLGFGVTASVTYEHPYSFARRVSTLDHLTKGRVGWNIVTSYLESAAKNLGLDTQIKHDERYNIAEEYVEVCYKLWEGSWEDDAVVRDTARKVYTDPDKVHDIHHNGKYYQVPGAHLSEPSPQRTPVLFQAGSSPKGRAFAAKHAECVFISTPTVTVTKRYVEKLREETKRQGRNPEEVKVMSLFTPIVAETEESAQQKLQEYRSYASYEGGLVLLGGWTGIDFSDYDPDEELRFVENEAIHSAVETFTKIDPNKKWTVREVAEFVGIGGIGPVVAGTPEQVADAMEDWVEQTGVDGFNIAYAVTPGTFKDLADYVVPILQKRGRIREKYAGDTLRENLSGTSRLPDRHPARQAGKAVQQFRKQTV; encoded by the coding sequence ATGACAAAGAAACGGATATATCTAAATGCTTTTGACATGAATTGTGTAGGGCACCAATCCCCTGGTTTATGGACACATCCGAAAGATCAAGCGCATCGTTATAAAGATTTGGATTATTGGACAGAACTAGCGCAGATTTTAGAAAAAGGGCAGTTTGATACGCTGTTTTTAGCAGATGTGCTGGGAACGTATGATGTGTATCAAAACTCCAGGGAAGGAGCGGTACGCCAGGCAGCTCAAGTACCCGTTAATGATCCGCTGCTTGTTGTGCCGGCAATGGCGCAAGTTACCAAGCATTTAGGCTTTGGAGTTACTGCTTCTGTTACGTATGAGCATCCGTATAGCTTTGCGCGCCGCGTATCCACGTTGGATCATCTAACGAAGGGCAGGGTAGGCTGGAATATAGTCACTTCTTACTTAGAAAGCGCAGCTAAAAACTTGGGATTGGATACACAAATCAAACATGATGAACGTTATAATATTGCAGAAGAATACGTAGAGGTTTGTTATAAGCTTTGGGAAGGCAGCTGGGAAGACGATGCCGTTGTGCGAGATACAGCTCGAAAGGTATATACCGATCCGGACAAAGTTCATGACATCCATCATAACGGCAAATATTATCAAGTCCCAGGAGCGCATCTATCTGAACCTTCCCCGCAGCGGACACCAGTACTCTTCCAAGCAGGTTCCTCACCTAAAGGCAGAGCGTTTGCTGCGAAGCACGCCGAATGTGTATTTATCAGTACGCCGACGGTTACCGTAACAAAACGCTATGTAGAGAAGCTGCGGGAAGAGACAAAGCGTCAAGGCCGAAATCCGGAAGAGGTAAAAGTAATGAGCTTGTTCACACCAATTGTGGCAGAAACAGAAGAATCTGCCCAGCAAAAGCTGCAGGAGTACCGCAGCTATGCAAGCTATGAAGGCGGACTTGTTTTACTAGGCGGCTGGACTGGTATCGATTTCTCCGACTATGACCCGGACGAAGAATTGCGTTTTGTGGAGAATGAAGCAATTCACTCAGCGGTAGAGACGTTTACTAAAATCGATCCGAACAAAAAATGGACTGTACGTGAAGTTGCCGAATTTGTCGGTATCGGCGGGATTGGTCCAGTTGTCGCTGGAACACCTGAACAAGTTGCAGACGCGATGGAGGATTGGGTGGAACAAACAGGTGTCGATGGATTTAATATTGCCTATGCTGTTACACCAGGAACGTTTAAAGATCTTGCTGACTACGTTGTGCCGATTTTACAAAAGCGGGGCAGAATTAGAGAAAAATACGCAGGAGATACGTTGCGCGAAAATTTAAGCGGAACCAGCAGACTGCCCGACCGCCATCCTGCACGCCAAGCCGGGAAAGCAGTGCAGCAGTTTAGAAAGCAGACGGTGTAA
- the ftsA gene encoding cell division protein FtsA, translated as MNNSEILVSLDVGTSKIKVIIGEVFQDSLNIIGVGTAKSNGLKKGAIVDIDQTVQSIRNAVEQAERMVGMQIERVVVGVNGNQIQLQSCHGVVAVSSETREIDNEDISRVMEAAQVVSIPPEREIVDVIPKQFIVDGLDGINDPRGMLGVRLEMEGTIITCSRTVLHNLLKCVEKANLEVMDICLQPLAAGAVALSEDEKNLGVGLIDIGGGNTTVSVFGNGQLMSTSVVPLGGENISKDISIGLKTSSEEAEEIKLGYGHAFYDDAREDETFEASMIGSNKKQTLSQIDVADIAEARVEEIYAYADSEIKRMGFPELPGGYVLTGGTAMMPGMLELAQDCFQANVRLAIPDYLGVREPQFTSAVGILQFAYRNARIQGKEIFSAVSEGDFDEPEKRPAKPAKSQKKKGEEKKKESGFANLFKYFFD; from the coding sequence ATGAACAACAGTGAAATTTTAGTCAGCTTAGATGTAGGAACATCAAAAATTAAAGTGATTATTGGGGAAGTATTTCAAGACTCCCTTAACATAATCGGTGTCGGTACTGCAAAATCGAATGGTCTGAAAAAAGGCGCCATCGTCGATATTGATCAGACTGTCCAATCGATCCGCAATGCTGTAGAACAAGCCGAGCGAATGGTCGGTATGCAAATTGAACGGGTAGTAGTAGGAGTCAATGGCAATCAGATTCAACTGCAGTCCTGTCATGGCGTAGTAGCGGTGTCCAGTGAAACAAGAGAGATTGATAATGAAGATATTTCTCGCGTAATGGAAGCAGCACAGGTTGTATCCATTCCTCCTGAACGTGAAATTGTGGATGTCATTCCAAAGCAGTTCATCGTGGATGGCCTAGATGGAATAAATGATCCGCGCGGCATGCTCGGTGTACGGCTGGAAATGGAAGGGACCATCATTACGTGTTCTCGTACAGTCTTACATAATCTATTAAAATGCGTCGAGAAAGCCAACCTAGAAGTAATGGATATATGTCTGCAGCCTTTAGCTGCAGGGGCTGTTGCCCTTTCAGAAGATGAAAAGAACCTAGGTGTTGGCTTAATTGACATAGGCGGAGGCAATACGACTGTTTCTGTTTTTGGAAATGGTCAGCTTATGTCTACAAGCGTTGTTCCGCTTGGCGGCGAAAATATTAGCAAAGACATATCTATTGGTCTTAAAACATCCTCAGAAGAAGCAGAGGAAATTAAGCTGGGATATGGACATGCTTTCTATGACGATGCCAGAGAAGACGAGACGTTTGAAGCATCCATGATTGGCAGCAATAAGAAACAAACACTTTCACAGATTGATGTAGCGGACATTGCGGAAGCTCGAGTGGAAGAAATTTACGCTTATGCAGATAGTGAAATCAAGCGAATGGGCTTCCCTGAACTGCCTGGAGGCTATGTGCTGACAGGCGGAACTGCGATGATGCCAGGGATGCTTGAGCTGGCACAAGACTGCTTCCAGGCGAACGTCAGATTGGCAATTCCAGATTACCTAGGCGTGCGTGAACCCCAATTTACAAGTGCTGTCGGAATCTTGCAATTTGCTTATCGTAATGCGAGAATACAAGGGAAGGAAATCTTCTCAGCAGTTTCTGAGGGAGATTTTGACGAGCCGGAGAAAAGACCGGCAAAACCTGCTAAATCACAAAAGAAAAAAGGCGAAGAGAAAAAGAAAGAATCAGGGTTTGCTAACCTGTTCAAGTACTTTTTCGATTAA
- the ftsZ gene encoding cell division protein FtsZ, whose product MLEFDTNMETLATIKVIGVGGGGSNAVNRMIEHGVQGVEFIAVNTDSQALNLSKADVKMQIGAKLTRGLGAGANPEVGRKAAEESKEQIQEALQGADMVFVTAGMGGGTGTGAAPVIAQVAKELGALTVGIVTRPFSFEGRKRQTQALAGTEALKGSVDTLIVIPNDRLLEIVDKNTPMLEAFREADNVLRQGVQGISELIAVPGLINVDFADVKTIMADKGSALMGIGIATGESRATEAAKKAISSPLLETSIDGAHGVLMNISGGANLSLYEVQEAADIVTSAADQEVNVIFGSVINEDLKDEIVVTVIATGFDETQIQQAMNQPRPKARPVQKETQSTEQQQPANTERRREREELRRETPSSSPQPRKQEEETLDIPTFLRNRNRRR is encoded by the coding sequence ATGTTAGAATTTGACACAAATATGGAAACATTAGCAACGATAAAAGTCATCGGCGTCGGCGGTGGCGGCAGCAATGCCGTTAACCGGATGATTGAGCATGGCGTCCAAGGCGTAGAATTCATCGCAGTAAACACAGATTCTCAAGCATTGAATCTTTCCAAAGCGGATGTGAAAATGCAAATTGGTGCAAAACTCACACGCGGTCTTGGTGCTGGTGCAAATCCTGAGGTTGGCCGAAAAGCAGCAGAAGAAAGCAAAGAACAGATCCAAGAAGCACTTCAAGGTGCTGATATGGTCTTTGTAACAGCTGGTATGGGTGGCGGAACTGGTACAGGTGCTGCACCTGTCATTGCACAAGTAGCGAAAGAGCTTGGTGCACTTACTGTCGGTATCGTAACCCGTCCGTTCTCCTTTGAGGGGCGGAAACGCCAAACACAAGCACTTGCTGGAACGGAAGCATTAAAAGGCAGCGTGGATACACTAATCGTTATCCCGAATGACCGTTTGCTGGAAATCGTTGATAAAAACACACCAATGCTGGAAGCATTCCGTGAAGCGGATAATGTATTGCGTCAAGGTGTACAAGGTATTTCTGAATTGATTGCTGTACCTGGATTGATCAACGTTGACTTTGCTGACGTGAAGACAATCATGGCGGACAAAGGTTCTGCTCTTATGGGTATTGGTATTGCCACTGGTGAGAGTCGTGCAACAGAGGCTGCCAAGAAGGCGATCAGTTCTCCATTGCTGGAAACATCCATCGATGGTGCGCATGGTGTCTTGATGAATATTTCCGGTGGCGCGAACCTGAGCTTGTATGAAGTGCAGGAAGCTGCTGACATCGTGACGAGTGCAGCTGACCAAGAAGTTAACGTTATTTTCGGTTCTGTAATCAATGAAGATCTAAAAGATGAAATCGTCGTAACAGTTATTGCTACAGGATTTGATGAGACGCAGATTCAGCAAGCAATGAATCAGCCGCGTCCAAAAGCACGCCCTGTACAAAAAGAAACACAAAGTACAGAGCAGCAGCAGCCTGCAAACACAGAAAGAAGAAGAGAGCGGGAAGAGCTTCGCCGTGAGACACCTTCTTCTTCACCGCAGCCGCGTAAGCAGGAAGAGGAAACACTTGATATTCCTACATTCCTTCGCAACCGCAATCGCAGAAGATAA
- a CDS encoding acyl-CoA dehydrogenase family protein — MPYKAETKREIIQSLVDAVVEQVIAPSADQLDREKIFPKANMLALAAKKLNGILLPEHLGGLAAGYTEFSVIAEKIAAHCPSTGLVYTMHIEAADAIYRHGTEAQHQKWLLPIQEGKFGTTSTSERISGGRYWINASRAKRTPGGYQLDLEKSFTTSSGFADFYIVQTGSPEAVVTNDLSYFIVEGTDRGISWGKWDALGVRGNHSASLTFAGVRVPEEDLLGGEGGGRKIIEHSVAYLLGLGSVWTGLAGGIVEEITAYAKRNHHQDVNKSLSDYQVIRGLLAKAAIQYKGLAAWLKQLRYDIDLQVQKKEMLTPSTQQDLLAFKIHASETVNDIAQIAMDITGGYGYKIGKLERFYRDSRAGMVMGPSNNLARDLLAKQLVGIANNLWEETST, encoded by the coding sequence ATGCCATATAAAGCAGAGACCAAACGAGAAATAATTCAATCTTTAGTTGATGCTGTAGTGGAACAGGTGATAGCTCCTTCCGCAGACCAGCTGGATCGGGAAAAGATCTTTCCGAAAGCAAACATGCTGGCTCTTGCTGCAAAGAAATTAAATGGCATCTTGCTTCCCGAGCATCTTGGCGGACTTGCTGCAGGCTATACCGAATTCTCTGTAATAGCAGAGAAAATTGCCGCGCATTGTCCATCCACTGGTCTTGTGTACACGATGCACATTGAAGCGGCGGATGCAATTTATCGGCATGGTACCGAGGCGCAGCACCAAAAGTGGCTGCTGCCAATACAAGAAGGAAAGTTTGGTACAACATCAACAAGTGAACGTATATCTGGCGGAAGATACTGGATTAATGCAAGCCGAGCGAAACGCACCCCAGGTGGCTATCAGCTCGATTTAGAAAAATCTTTTACGACGAGCAGTGGCTTTGCTGATTTTTATATCGTACAAACTGGATCGCCAGAAGCAGTGGTAACAAATGACTTAAGTTATTTTATAGTTGAAGGTACAGACCGTGGTATAAGCTGGGGAAAATGGGATGCACTTGGAGTCAGAGGCAATCATAGCGCATCACTGACATTTGCTGGCGTACGCGTACCTGAGGAAGATTTGCTTGGAGGTGAAGGAGGCGGCAGAAAGATAATCGAGCATAGTGTCGCTTACTTGCTTGGACTTGGCTCTGTATGGACCGGATTGGCCGGGGGGATTGTAGAAGAAATTACAGCATATGCGAAGCGAAATCACCACCAAGATGTGAATAAAAGCCTCAGTGACTATCAAGTTATTCGTGGATTGCTTGCCAAAGCAGCTATTCAATACAAAGGATTGGCTGCTTGGCTGAAACAGCTTCGGTACGACATTGATTTGCAAGTTCAAAAAAAAGAAATGCTCACCCCCTCCACCCAGCAAGATTTACTGGCATTTAAGATTCATGCTTCTGAAACAGTAAATGATATCGCCCAAATTGCTATGGATATTACCGGCGGTTATGGCTATAAGATTGGAAAGCTGGAACGATTTTATCGAGATAGCAGAGCGGGAATGGTAATGGGACCATCCAATAATTTAGCGCGTGATTTACTTGCAAAACAACTTGTTGGAATAGCAAATAATTTATGGGAAGAAACCTCTACTTGA
- a CDS encoding cell division protein FtsQ/DivIB, whose product MSEKKKIVSIEDRIPKLKQARKKKANRRLVFYLSIFFVLISIIVYLQSPLSDIHRLKVEGNDFLSDEVIIQSSGLTVSDNIWRIDKDKAIKQIQKNEEVENVSISREFPATVTIQVAELGRVGYLQQDGKYRALLANGSISEKDWSQPKSDAPILYGFSDDTYLEGIAEELDQLPVSITRLISEIHYKPTEDSKYVIQLFMNDGMEVQGTIRTFADNMEAYPSIAAQLDPDVDGVLHMGAGVYFEPAKKKKTNKYRNTDNIVGLCRINVLYAV is encoded by the coding sequence ATGAGCGAAAAGAAAAAAATTGTTTCCATCGAAGATCGTATCCCAAAATTAAAGCAAGCCAGAAAGAAAAAAGCAAATAGAAGACTAGTGTTCTATCTATCTATTTTCTTTGTACTGATTTCCATCATTGTTTACTTACAATCTCCATTAAGCGATATCCATCGTCTGAAGGTGGAGGGCAATGACTTTCTGTCTGATGAGGTCATTATCCAAAGCAGCGGTCTTACTGTTTCGGACAATATATGGCGAATTGATAAGGACAAAGCAATCAAGCAAATTCAGAAAAATGAAGAAGTCGAGAACGTCTCGATCAGCCGGGAATTTCCGGCAACTGTTACAATCCAAGTGGCGGAACTGGGCAGAGTTGGTTATCTGCAGCAGGACGGAAAATATCGTGCGCTGCTCGCCAATGGGAGCATTTCGGAGAAGGATTGGTCTCAGCCTAAATCAGATGCTCCGATACTTTATGGATTTTCTGATGATACGTATTTGGAGGGAATCGCCGAGGAGCTTGATCAGCTTCCAGTATCTATTACCCGGCTTATCTCTGAGATTCACTATAAGCCAACGGAAGATAGTAAGTACGTCATCCAGTTGTTTATGAATGACGGGATGGAAGTGCAAGGAACAATTCGGACATTTGCCGACAATATGGAGGCTTACCCGAGTATCGCTGCGCAGCTTGATCCCGATGTGGATGGTGTGCTGCACATGGGGGCAGGTGTTTATTTTGAACCTGCTAAAAAGAAAAAGACGAATAAGTACAGAAATACCGATAATATTGTCGGTTTATGTAGAATAAACGTGCTATATGCGGTATAG